The following are encoded in a window of Thunnus albacares chromosome 9, fThuAlb1.1, whole genome shotgun sequence genomic DNA:
- the zbtb11 gene encoding zinc finger and BTB domain-containing protein 11, whose amino-acid sequence MSSEESYLAIIRYLTDEREPYAPGTPGNTKRKIRKAATCYVVRNGTLFYQRRLKGQNDFTELEVVLQDGRRRELINQAHITGGGEHLNQQLTWESISYKYWWRGILKNVKDHIRECAQCQSRRSADDGSGARLLARPGRRRAAANANDEDEEEEEEEGDDSLIFTDASCQPRSKLAKTMAKHELVFVDSKGEVNQFLPKHSQTMLDKLNQQRLSNQFCDITLLIEGEEYRAHKAVLAACSEYFNELFFEKGAVSTHEAVVDLSGFTKASFLPLLDFAYTSMLTFNFCVMADIANLARHLLMTEVLQICESVHKQVEEQKLTVYQRGDIHTVVASQPASQEGLKEESGAYMMAIQGDGRAVVTHSGVTVTGESLAFVEPSKEAYIQQPMTVVTQAVEGDGGVHEGEAAQNETVTLITHSGQAEAGETVTLISGSAEGMAGETMTVVTHSGQAGASESLAVVSACLAMEQPQVAEAGAFVINVDPDKVSPSEVTKLESVVVSVGLQTEAAPAPQEKGESALAPLAPTPQKRKRGRPAKVKKEVEEFIPQEEEDPSADESHEDKQEMMSDDPNRRRLRQRSIAEGGYARLHMGLEEEEEGKKGSTPPRAATPKVGPRPGKRGRPPKQPVENQMEEQSVAECGADPDASAVVESVTAGELSTEEAGTKVAEPETGTKQDPAPAESAADGEHTCSECGMSFQRRYSLIMHTLKHEKARGYKCSLCSKEFQYAASLRAHLARHKQQSSQRAPVTKPLVEQSSEGKADGDLDEKTLSPHTKREFVCDICGKTLPKLYSLRIHMLNHTGVRPHSCKVCGKTFAHKHSLKMHRALHDVTKQFQCEFCKKSFVSKRSMEEHTSLHTGESKYLCNTCGATFHRASALSKHLKKHQPKPDVRPFACSHCDKRFYEAKDLQQHMNKHMGLKPFQCQVCGKCYSWKKDWYSHVKSHSVAEPFKCNVCGKEFFEKALFRRHVKKATHGKKGRVKQNLERECEHCGRKFTQLREYRRHINNHQGVKPFECLTCGVAWADARSLKRHVRTHTGERPYVCPMCQEAHIDARTLRKHMAKYHVDNLPGKIMLEKDTLQFHNQGTQVEHAVSILASDLPPELRPAQQMPPEEIETVLITEETVEAVQAVQAVNDGSMATLSDQGIMQVVNYVLAQQAITGTKLEENATEEIQTMEVEVAHVAEVE is encoded by the exons ATGTCGAGTGAAGAAAGCTACTTGGCCATCATACGCTATCTGACGGATGAACGGGAGCCGTACGCGCCGGGGACGCCTGGCAACACCAAGAGGAAAATACGAAAAGCGGCGACTTGCTACGTTGTGAGAAACGGGACTTTGTTTTATCAACGTCGACTAAAGGGCCAGAATGACTTCACGGAGCTGGAGGTGGTGCTGCAGGACGGCCGGAGGAGGGAACTCATCAACCAGGCGCACATCACCGGAGGAGGGGAGCATCTCAACCAGCAGCTCACCTGGGAGTCCATTTCTTACAAGTACTGGTGGAGAG GCAttctgaaaaatgtgaaagaccACATCAGAGAGTGTGCTCAGTGTCAGAGCAGGAGGAGTGCAGATGATGGTTCTGGAGCGCGACTGTTGGCCCGGCCGGGGAGACGCAGGGCGGCTGCCAACGCGAATGACgaggacgaggaagaggaggaagaagagggagatgaTAGTTTAATCTTCACTGATGCGTCTTGTCAGCCAAGATCCAAGTTGGCCAAGACGATGGCCAAGCATGAGCTGGTCTTT GTGGACAGTAAGGGTGAGGTGAATCAGTTCCTGCCCAAACACAGCCAAACCATGTTGGACAAACTCAACCAGCAGCGCCTCAGCAATCAGTTCTGTGACATCACGCTGCTGATTGAAGGAGAGGAGTACCGTGCTCATAAAGCTGTGTTGGCAGCGTGCAGTGAATACTTCAATGAGCTCTTTTTCGAGAAAGGGGCCGTGTCCACCCATGAAGCTGTGGTTGACCTCTCTG GTTTCACCAAAGCCAGCTTCCTACCACTGCTGGATTTCGCGTACACTTCCATGCTTACGTTTAATTTCTGCGTGATGGCAGATATTGCCAACCTCGCCCGACATTTGCTGATGACGGAGGTGCTGCAGATATGCGAGTCTGTGCATAAGCAGGTGGAGGAACAGAAGCTGACGGTCTATCAGAGAGGGGACATCCACACCGTGGTGGCGAGCCAGCCAGCTTCTCAGGAGGGCTTAAAGGAAGAATCTGGCGCGTACATGATGGCCATACAGGGTGACGGCAGGGCGGTGGTCACCCACAGTGGGGTCACTGTAACGGGGGAGTCCTTAGCTTTTGTTGAACCCTCCAAAGAGGCGTACATTCAGCAGCCCATGACAGTCGTCACCCAGGCTGtggagggagatggaggagtACATGAAGGGGAGGCGGCGCAGAATGAGACTGTGACTCTGATCACTCACAGCGGACAGGCGGAGGCAGGAGAGACGGTCACTCTTATTTCAGGCAGCGCAGAAGGAATGGCGGGGGAGACCATGACTGTGGTCACCCACAGCGGACAGGCTGGAGCCAGTGAGTCCCTCGCTGTGGTTTCAGCCTGTCTGGCGATGGAGCAGCCTCAGGTCGCTGAAGCCGGAGCCTTTGTTATAAATGTGGACCCAGACAAAGTGAGCCCCTCAGAGGTCACTAAACTAGAATCTGTGGTCGTCTCTGTCGGGCTGCAGACGGAGGCGGCGCCGGCGCCTCAGGAGAAAGGAGAATCAGCACTGGCACCGCTCGCGCCTACTCCTCAGAAACGGAAACGAGGGCGTCCAGCCAAAGTGAAGAAAGAGGTGGAGGAGTTCATtccacaggaggaggaggatccCTCCGCTGATGAAAGCCATGAAGACAAACAGGAGATGATGTCAGATGACCCCAACAGAAGACGACTGCGGCAGCGCTCTATAGCTGAGGGGGGTTATGCTCGTCTACACATGGGGcttgaagaggaagaggagggcaaGAAAGGTTCAACCCCACCGCGTGCTGCCACCCCTAAG GTTGGCCCGAGGCCCGGGAAGAGGGGTAGACCTCCAAAGCAGCCAGTGGAGAATCAAATGGAGGAACAGTCCGTGGCTGAGTGTGGGGCGGATCCAGACGCCAGCGCGGTGGTGGAGAGCGTGACGGCAGGAGAGCTCAGCACAGAGGAGGCTGGGACAAAGGTGGCAGAGCCAGAGACCGGAACCAAGCAGGACCCAGCCCCGGCAGAGAGCGCTGCTGACGGAGAGCACACGTGCTCCGAGTGTGGCATGTCCTTCCAAAGACGCTACTCTCTCATCATGCACACATTAAAACACGAGAAAGCTCGTGGATACAAGTGTAGC CTGTGTAGTAAAGAGTTCCAGTACGCCGCCTCGCTCCGCGCCCACCTGGCCCGACACAAGCAGCAGAGCAGCCAGCGAGCCCCCGTCACCAAACCCTTAGTAGAACAGAGCTCTGAGGGCAAGGCGGACGGCGATCTGGATGAGAAGACTTTATCGCCACACACCAAAAGAGAATTCGTGTGCGACATCTGCGGGAAGACTTTACCAAAGCTCTACTCTCTGCGCATCCACATGCTGAATCACACCGGTGTGCGGCCTCACTCCTGCAAGGTCTGCGGCAAGACGTTCGCTCACAAACACAGCCTGAAGATGCACAGAGCGCTGCACGATGTCACCAAGCAGTTCCAGTGTGAGTTCTGTAAGAAATCTTTTGTGAGCAAGCGGAGCATGGAGGAGCACACCAGCCTCCATACAG GTGAATCAAAGTATCTCTGCAACACATGTGGAGCAACTTTCCATCGAGCGTCTGCTCTGAGCAAACACCTGAAGAAGCACCAGCCCAAACCTGACGTGCGTCCGTTTGCTTGTTCTCA CTGTGATAAAAGGTTCTACGAAGCCAAAGATCTCCAGCAGCACATGAACAAGCACATGGGCCTGAAGCCCTTCCAGTGCCAGGTGTGCGGGAAATGCTACAGCTGGAAGAAGGACTGGTACTCCCACGTCAAGTCGCACAGTGTGGCGGAGCCTTTTAA GTGTAACGTGTGTGGGAAGGAGTTCTTTGAGAAGGCTCTGTTCAGGAGGCACGTCAAGAAAGCCACGCACGGGAAGAAAGGCCGAGTAAAGCAGAACCTGGAGAGGGAGTGCGAGCACTGTGGGAGGAAGTTCACTCAGCTGCGAGAGTACAGACGCCACATAAACAACCACCAGG GAGTGAAGCCATTTGAATGCCTGACGTGTGGTGTTGCCTGGGCCGACGCCCGCTCCCTCAAGCGTCACGTCCGCACGCACACAGGAGAGCGACCGTACGTATGCCCCATGTGCCAGGAGGCGCACATCGACGCACGCACTCTACGCAAGCACATGGCCAAGTACCACGTTGACAACCTGCCCGGGAAGATCATGCTGGAGAAGGACACCCTGCAGTTTCACAACCAGGGCACCCAGGTGGAGCACGCCGTCAGCATCTTGGCGTCTGACCTGCCTCCGGAGCTCCGCCCCGCCCAGCAGATGCCCCCAGAGGAGATCGAGACGGTGCTGATCACAGAGGAGACGGTGGAGGCCGTGCAGGCCGTCCAGGCTGTGAACGACGGCTCCATGGCGACGCTGTCAGATCAAGGCATCATGCAGGTCGTGAACTATGTCCTGGCGCAACAGGCCATCACAGGGACCAAGCTGGAGGAAAACGCAACTGAAGAGATTCAGACCATGGAGGTGGAGGTTGCTCACGTGGCCGAAGTCGAGTAA